The DNA sequence tctttttttttgttcttgacaATGTCATGCAAGTGTAATCTATGCAAGTGAGCTTCTCGGGCCGCGTCAGTCTTGCATTTGCAGATATATTTCTGGGGACCTTTTTTGATTTTTACTGCTGTATTTTCTCACCAGGTGAATAATCCGGTTGCATTCCAGTGgagtttttcttgtttgttagAGACTGTATGTTTAATAACTGttgagacgcacacacacaaccataCAAGCTGATAAGCTCAGATACTGACCTGTTTATGATGCAGCTAACGTTTCCTTTTGATGGGGATTGACCGCAAAGAGAAGCAGCTTTTTATTGCTGTTGTGAGGAAATATCCTCTCCCCCCTCAGGGGTTTGGCGACATGTACGACCTGGAcggggggaggtgggggggttTCTTTCATGAAGGATTCTCACCGGCTGTCCATGCTAGTCGGACACCAAAGACTGTTGGGCACTTTAGTTCACCCCCTGAGCTGTACTGAAGTTGGGCGAGGACCTGTCACGCTCTGCTGTAGCGGGAGAATCCACTGTTTGGTTTTGGCTGGCAGCTGGAGAACATAGACACTAACGTTAATGTAGTTCACtttagtgtatatatatatatatatatatacactttttttCAGTCCATCTTTGTTACAAGCACAAACATCCTGCTCTCTCTTTCCTTTCAtctaaaaatactttttttttctcgcacTTTATATAGACAGCTAATTCTGGTGTCTATGTTCTCTTGCatcaaactaacagaagtgaatacattttgtcatttttaaacaacTTCCAGGCAGAGATTTGTGGAACATCATTTTAGCTGCTTTGTTCTGTCGCAGCCAGTGGATCTGAAGTCGtcggttttggtttgtttttttttccctcatgctGGGATCAGACTGCTGAAGTTCGAGAGCCagttacataataataataataaagtttgaGATCATTTCAGCCCAGTTGGATCAGCGCCAGCGCTGGACTCTTGCTTTTAAATCTTAAACACTTTCATTAATAAACTCCTAGTCGTAAGTTTGAGTAAAGTACTGTTCCTATTTACCTTCATGTAACATATTAGCGCCATGGTGCAAGTATTTTCCCTCCATTATTATCAACAAACATATTCCCATGATCACCGTATGAGAAGTTTCAATTCACTCAAGGAATCCTGACAGTTTCTAATGCAGCAAGAGGCTgatgaaagatggaaaaaaatagacaGGCTCCAAAgggttaaatatttaaaataaataagaatattaATAGTAGTtaagttgcatttttttttatttttaaaagtatatttacacttttaaaatataggtaaatgaaatatatattttaaacggTCTCACACAACTGTTTAAAAGTTAAAATGAGTATTCTCAGTAGAAAACAATTGTGTGATAAGATAtgatttcatgttcatgttttttattttgatagaaGTTTGCTGTGTAACAATGGATCCCAacattttttactttcttttttagaCCCTCATACTTACACATGAGGCTTCGATTCCTCTTTACTCTCTATTTCTGTCCAGTTTTTGCTGAGCTAATATCTGCAGGAGCCAGATGTTCGGTCGCAGCGTCTGCTCCGCTGATTCTGCTTCTGGTCGGACAGGGAACCTAGTTTGGTCTCCAGTGCCTTTGTCACGATTCTGAAACCCATAAAACAGAAGCGGCAGGTGGTGTTTACAGGTGGTGCTTCTCTGCACCCACGGATACTGACTGATATGTTTTGACTATGCATTTCACGCTGGAGTGAGAAATCCTCTGTTATCATTACTCTCTTGCCTCAACAGCCCCGTCCCGGCCCCACTGCCGACACCGTTCTTTCTTTGCTGACTAGATCTTCTCTGGCTTTAGTGAGTGGGGCTCTATTTGAGTTGATTTCGATCCAATTCAGACAAGTGATGATGTAAGAGGACGTGACGTACTGTAGCTGCAACTTTGTGAACTCAGAACACCCCTTTAAGATTCAATAAACTCCATTTGATAGACGGTTTTGAACTCTGGTGTCTGATGAGTGGAGTCGCtcacgaacaaaaaaaaaattctactCCTCTTTAGCTTGAGTCACATGACGGTTGTAGATCAGATGAGGAAGCATGAGGAGGAAAAAGGGTCATATTTTTCAAGAAAATTGGAACTAATGTATGAATTAAATCTAATTAATTGAAATTGGTTGaactttaaaaattaaaaaaaaaaatctagtatTTACTGAGGCatcttttaaatataaaatcttatagaatagaataataagaataagcagccatgaagaaaaaaatgcagtttggatcatttattcatttttttagtgaataaaaacaaacatttattgttATCTATTTTAATTTCTGGATTGTGGCCCTTATTTACCTCCGTAGAGCCAGGAATATTCTGGAGACTCTCATAACTGACCTGACAACATCCAGGCTAATCCACTGGTCATTCCAGTGATGGATTAACTAGTGAAGTGTGCTGCATCAACTTCAgtaaacaaactcagcaatggtTTGCAAATCATCCACCCTCAATATGTTATGACTATGATCGAGATGTGTTTGTTGGATTTTAATCTGAAGAAGAAAGGAAGTGGAAAGCAACAGGAAATATGGGTGTGGTCAATGCTAATCCAGAATTATCCTGCCAGTTACACAAGGCCAGATTACTGCCTCTTCAGTGCCTGCTGGGAAGAGAACAGAGCGGCGACAACACTATTTGGTTGAGTCAGTTTGTCCGTATCTAATCCTAATTTCTGCTGCCGTCTGGATTGAATTGGAGAGAGATGGCTCTTCTGCGCTCGGGCTGGCTGTGGCGCCAAAGTAAGTACACACAAGTGCACAGTCCTGAGTGTgtggttctctctctctcgcgtgAGTCTGGTGTGGAAATCGCTCACTTCAAATCATTTAATATCTGGAATtggttgtgtttatttgtgcgATTTTTAATCCCAGGTTTCCAGGTCAACAAGCCTCTGTTGTTTTCAAACTCTCCCCATTGTTGCTTCTAATCCACTTAATTGTCTTTTGTTGTAGTCAACGTCACTCCGAGGGTTAAAGAACGGTTATGGAAAATTGTTCGGTTCAGTCCGGGATTGTGACAAATGTTTCCGCAGCTTCTGTTCTCAAGAGGTGGAAGTTGAACTGGTGTGACCTCTGGGTGGACGGGAGTCTTCGCTTCTACAAGACAGACACGCGGCGGGAGCTGGAGCACCGGGTCAACCTGAAGACCATGTGCTTGGACGTCCGCTCGGGCCTGGAGTGCGGAGGTGACGCAGCTCAGCGCACTTTCAACTGCAGATGGGCTGCaggggcttcatgaagcagcgtccTCATCaccagagtccactagatggcgctgtcagcTCTGAAATCTTGGACTTTAAACAAGAATTGCAGTGATGCATcacgtcatttttaaaccaagagcgccaccttctgagccctgaaaaccaggacactgctTCCTGAAACCTTACCAGATGCTTTTGACTGTCATAATTCACCCCATCGCCCCATCATCAAGTGTCATAAATAACATAACATTACTATTggtaaaaaagaacaaaaaagacatGATGACAGGAGATGAAACATATGCGCTGTTGAGAAAAGGCGgcgaaaaaaagaaaaatatattcagatacaaatgatttttaacttttaactacattacaaattattattgaaaaaatGTTCACTAAAATCGTgttattcaattattttgaaGCACAAAAATTCTTCAGAGAAAAAGATCAAGCATATAATTATGAATTCAATAGTAATAGGTTCATGTTGTTCGTctctcatttttaaatgtatataataaatagtaataCATGAATTActaattacatatatatatatatatatatatatatatatatatatatatatatagtttgctGCTACAAGTTATTAttgtatttcttctttttttaactatatatatgtaaatacgAGTGGCTAGAAATATTCACAAAAGCcgtgaaaaaaattataaaagtgaaatattttgacTAAATGATGAGCAGGTCTCAAGAAATGCTCTGACTGGGAGAACCgtcttgaaaaatattgaaacacttgattatgtttttgtcattaGAAAGCATCCTTTTGCTTatcatttcaaatgtaaaataataagtaTTATTATTCCTGTTGAAGCCATTTCTAAGTCGACCACCAGGGTGCAGCCTTTGACAGTTCTCATGTGAACTGCAGGCGTGTGTCCTCCTGAGAGCAGCCCCCGCGAGAacctcctgctggtccagctCAGAGACGGATCAACGCTGAACCTGTGCTCCAACAGCGAGGACGAGTCCATGTGAGTACCATCCCTCCGCGTCCCTGTCAACGGCCTCACCTCATTTCTCCGCCCTCAGAGCCTGGAAACTGACCCTGCTGGAGACCAGGAGGAACCCGGTGAGTCACCTGCTCCTCCCGACTGGCGTCTCGCTCCCGACTCACGCTCTCATCCTCAGGTGTTCACTTACGACCCGTACGACGATTCCTACCAGACCCTGCCTCTCAACAGCTACCAGACCATCTACCTCGCTCCAGGTGCGGTCGCCATGACAACACCGCCTGTCCCCGCATGTTCAGTACCTGACAGATGAGTGACGCTGGTCCCTGTCTGATCCACTGATGTGCGACTACATACTCCACCCAGGCATCATCTGTCTGAGGTCAGCAGGTTGACCCCGGACGTGACCTGTGTTTCCCTCCTCAGGCACTCACCAGGTGGTGCTGCAGAGAGACCCGTTTGATGGAGTGGCTGACAGCCTGGCCATGGGGATCCTGGCGGGTCTGGCGGCGGGAGCTGCCATGCGCTCCTTCCTCTGGATGCCCTTCTTCTTATGTTGAAGCCCGAGACTCCAGCAGAGCTCAGGATGCAGACATCTACCATCGTTCAAGCAGTTatttggcttgtttttttttcctctttatctCCATAACttctcacaaacacaaaacaaaaacttttttttcttcttccggACACTGCCTCGCTGCAACAGTCCAGGTTGTATGGATCTAAAATCCACCTGAACAAGTAACTACTTATGACGCATGTTACTCTTTCATCAAGTTGCTAGGTTTAAAATAACCAACTTTgttgttaaattattttattatttttctgaaaCTTTTGCTTTCTTCAAGTTGTGTCTGTAAAATATTGGAATTTCAAAtcttcaaataataaatatttttttctcttgattATTCTGTAttatggtaaaaaaaacaaaaaaaaacagaaatattttcaattataagagcaaataaaacaaaaaaaaacaccactaaATTAATTGATCATTACAAATTGGatttgtaattaaaaaaaaaatcttaaaaaaaaaaataaagttaaagatatttataaatatattatgaACATAAGTGacataaaaaagttattttgataatagcttgaagaaaaaaaatcataagtgCAATTAGTTTAAAAAATTTCATAAAtaacttgatttaaaaataatgataaaaataattccTTGAAATGTCTTGTGCtaaattttatttatgtatttttcatctgagttcataaaaatattgtttttaattttatatatatatatatgtatatatatgtatgtatgtatttttcttAGTTGTAAACGATATAAAACAAATACTTacaaccaaataaacaaaaatttaATATGTGCACGTGCGGCATCTTGGGATAAACGGCCACATTTGTCCTGCTCTTCGGGGGAAATctattatataaaaataaattcatgcaAACACCACTTATTGGCACGAAAGTGCCTCACAGTGCAGCGTTTGAATCTGATCCTATATGTACAGTTTTTTTACAAACACAGAGTGACCTATGTTTCGACCTTGAAACATGTTATGGGAGAGTCAGTGGGTTGAAGATTAAAACGCGAGGAGCTGCAGTTGAAGGTGAAACAGCTGATGATCTGGTGAATAGTATTAAACTTCAGATGGGGGGAAGCAGCCCTATAAACAGCCGAGCACAGTTTGTGTTTGAATTCAGGCTGGAGTTACTCCTCCTTAGCTGCCAAGTGGTGGCCTTCCCCTCCGCCGGCTCGCTTCCCTTCTCCTTGAAGTTTTCGGATCAGATCCATGGGTCCCTTCCCCATCAGTGCAGACGGGTGCCTGTAGGAGCCGCCCAGCCGGTCCCACAGGGTGAAGTACTGCCCGTAGTTGTAGTCAAAGAAGAGGTGGTGGTCCGTGTGGTGGGCGGAGCCGTTGACAGCGCCGGCCAGGAAGCCGGGGACGCGGTAGTCGCCGTCGTGGATGGAGATGGTCCAGATGTTGACGAAGACATAGAGGAGCAGGTAGAGGACCTTGTGCAGCGGGAAGAGGAAGGGGTAGATGTGGTAGGGCAGACCCTGCATGAAGCCGTCCACCGGGTGGAAGGCGTGGCTGGCGAAGGGGGTGGGGATCTTCCACACGTGGTGAGGCTTGTGGAAGAGCTGTGGACGCAAGCAGGACAAATGAGAGGGGACCTTCTCAGTAGGTGATGGTGGACGGTGCTGTCAGGGAAATGGTTCCTCTCACGCCGCCACTCACCTTGTAAATCAGCTTGTGATGCAGGAAACGATGAATCCAGTAAATACACATGTCGGTGAAGAACAGGAAGGAGATCATGCTGAGGAAGAGCCCGCTccatcctgcacacacacacaggccaggTCACTATCTTCCTCTTCTGCAGGTTGTTGTTGCAGTTGCTGACAAAGGAACTGCTCTTCAGCAGAGCATCTGAAATCCGGGGAGCAGATTTGTGGAGCGTACCCAGAGGAGACTGGTCGACGTTGTCGTACAGCCGGCTGTATCCTCGCACTTCGGCGAAAAACAGGGCGACAGTGGGGATGCTGATGACTGGCAGCGAGGTCATGGCGTACTTGATCTCCCTCCGAACCTGGTTCTGCAGAGACCAGACGGAACAGGGTCGCCCTTAGATATAGTGAGCTACTGATGTCAGGAAGTTGAGTTTTTTCAGTTGAGGATTGTAGCAACCATAACCAATGCTATTAAAGTCAGTTTATTAAGGGGGAGCTATGAGtacatgcatttaaaatacatgcatttaaaatgatcatataacatatattttacaaatgtgtatgtaaaattaaattattttttatgaatgttaaaaaacacctgatttaaaaataataataataatttcaatttcaagtaATTTCAttgtacacacacatatatgtatgaatatcaaaatcattttaaaaaaatgttttatgagcATT is a window from the Synchiropus splendidus isolate RoL2022-P1 chromosome 17, RoL_Sspl_1.0, whole genome shotgun sequence genome containing:
- the plekhb1 gene encoding pleckstrin homology domain-containing family B member 1, yielding MALLRSGWLWRQTSVLKRWKLNWCDLWVDGSLRFYKTDTRRELEHRVNLKTMCLDVRSGLECGGVCPPESSPRENLLLVQLRDGSTLNLCSNSEDESIAWKLTLLETRRNPVFTYDPYDDSYQTLPLNSYQTIYLAPGTHQVVLQRDPFDGVADSLAMGILAGLAAGAAMRSFLWMPFFLC
- the LOC128748944 gene encoding lathosterol oxidase-like isoform X2; amino-acid sequence: MDLVLDVADSYVLTPYVYPASWPEDGALRQILSLLVLTNLGAAILYLGLGAISYFFVFDHSLMKHPHFLENQVRREIKYAMTSLPVISIPTVALFFAEVRGYSRLYDNVDQSPLGWSGLFLSMISFLFFTDMCIYWIHRFLHHKLIYKLFHKPHHVWKIPTPFASHAFHPVDGFMQGLPYHIYPFLFPLHKVLYLLLYVFVNIWTISIHDGDYRVPGFLAGAVNGSAHHTDHHLFFDYNYGQYFTLWDRLGGSYRHPSALMGKGPMDLIRKLQGEGKRAGGGEGHHLAAKEE
- the LOC128748944 gene encoding lathosterol oxidase-like isoform X1, whose translation is MSFGGCLSVRTQLNCMTSGNLLQTNEAHMVQQPELRGPVQVGIIVSSSYRLIFNRGCTMDLVLDVADSYVLTPYVYPASWPEDGALRQILSLLVLTNLGAAILYLGLGAISYFFVFDHSLMKHPHFLENQVRREIKYAMTSLPVISIPTVALFFAEVRGYSRLYDNVDQSPLGWSGLFLSMISFLFFTDMCIYWIHRFLHHKLIYKLFHKPHHVWKIPTPFASHAFHPVDGFMQGLPYHIYPFLFPLHKVLYLLLYVFVNIWTISIHDGDYRVPGFLAGAVNGSAHHTDHHLFFDYNYGQYFTLWDRLGGSYRHPSALMGKGPMDLIRKLQGEGKRAGGGEGHHLAAKEE